One region of Zingiber officinale cultivar Zhangliang chromosome 7B, Zo_v1.1, whole genome shotgun sequence genomic DNA includes:
- the LOC122003511 gene encoding putative cell wall protein produces the protein MAVSSHCRLLLLLLAFSAFALPAALAGRGTPASLDKKEPEFLGVQEGTVLLPGIGRYALGSHELPAVRGLDSSGPAAKSGQFLPGIDDTFVPNPGLEIPNPFRPTTP, from the coding sequence ATGGCTGTCTCGTCGCATTgccgtctcctcctcctcctgttgGCTTTCTCGGCATTTGCTCTTCCAGCCGCACTCGCCGGACGTGGAACTCCGGCGAGCCTCGATAAGAAGGAGCCGGAGTTCTTAGGCGTCCAGGAGGGCACCGTGCTCCTTCCCGGAATAGGAAGGTACGCCCTCGGAAGCCATGAGTTACCGGCGGTCCGCGGTCTGGACAGCAGCGGCCCGGCGGCGAAGAGCGGTCAGTTTCTTCCGGGGATCGACGACACCTTTGTGCCGAACCCCGGGTTGGAAATTCCGAACCCGTTCCGGCCGACGACGCCTTGA